Proteins from one Impatiens glandulifera chromosome 2, dImpGla2.1, whole genome shotgun sequence genomic window:
- the LOC124924265 gene encoding heparanase-like protein 3, with the protein MGLKQLVLEFGFWVLFISSIFTNNLVVSSNVDKIQEVITRGNILVDGKNVIGTTDPNFVCATLDWWPHDQCDYGNCSWDQSSLLNLDLNNKILMNAVKAFSPLKLRLGGTLQDRLIYETELQQHCIPFIKNNSNLLGYNQGCLPLSRWDQLNTFFNKSGAVVMFGLNVLNGRFVMRNGSVVGSWNSTNAKSFIEYSLRKGYKIHGWELGNELTGTGTAIRIEADQYASDVISFHNIIQKVYKNEKVKPLILAPGGFFNPIWFKEFIHKTTSTNIDVVSHHIYNLGPGSDMNLAEKILNPSLFDHEVVNTFRGMRSVINNSAQVWVGEGGGIYRSGRNQVSNTFLFSFWYLDQLGLSSSYDTKTYCRQTLIGGNYGLLNTTTFKPNPDYYSALLWHRLMGNKVLSTNFSGSNKIRAYAHCSKQSQGGITLLLINMDKMNRVEAKLNAVNGSITCRHNGKMTNVREEYRLTAKNGNLQSQSVLLNGKELIVDDEDNIPPMEPVTVNAEQPITIAPLSILFAHIPYLCLRACS; encoded by the exons ATGGGTTTGAAGCAGCTGGTTCTTGAATTTGGGTTCTGGGTTTTATTTATAAGTTCAATCTTCACTAATAATTTGGTGGTGAGCTCGAATGTCGACAAGATCCAAGAGGTTATTACTAGAGGCAATATTCTTGTAGATGGGAAGAATGTGATCGGAACGACGGACCCGAATTTCGTCTGCGCCACCTTGGATTGGTGGCCACATGATCAATGCGATTACGGGAATTGTAGCTGGGATCAATCCTCTCTTCTAAATCTG GATCTCAACAACAAGATACTAATGAATGCTGTAAAAGCATTTTCACCCTTGAAGTTGAGGTTAGGAGGAACGTTACAGGACAGGCTTATATATGAAACAGAGCTGCAGCAGCACTGCATTCCATTCATCAAGAACAACTCCAACTTGCTTGGTTACAATCAGGGTTGTCTCCCCTTGAGTAGATGGGATCAACTCAATACCTTTTTTAACAAATCCGG gGCGGTGGTTATGTTCGGATTAAACGTTTTGAATGGAAGGTTCGTTATGAGGAATGGATCTGTTGTAGGATCATGGAATTCTACAAATGCCAAATCTTTTATTGAATATTCTCTTAGAAAGGGTTACAAAATCCATGGTTGGGAACTTG GAAACGAGTTAACTGGGACTGGAACTGCGATTAGAATTGAAGCTGATCAATATGCATCGGATGTCATCTCATTccataatataattcaaaaagtTTATAAGAATGAGAAGGTGAAGCCATTGATTTTAGCTCCTGGAGGATTCTTTAATCCAATCTGGTTCAAAGAATTCATTCATAAAACAACTTCAACTAATATTGATGTTGTGAGTCACCATATATACAATCTTGGACCGG GATCCGACATGAACCTGGCTGAGAAGATTCTCAATCCATCCCTGTTTGATCATGAGGTGGTGAATACATTTAGAGGGATGAGAAGTGTTATCAACAATTCAGCTCAAGTTTGGGTGGGAGAAGGAGGAGGTATTTATAGAAGTGGAAGAAATCAAGTGTCCAATACCTTTCTTTTTAGTTTCTG GTACTTGGATCAGCTTGGTTTATCATCCTCTTATGATACAAAAACTTACTGTCGACAGACATTAATAGGTGGAAACTATGGCTTGCTAAATACAACCACCTTTAAGCCCAATCCAGATTACTACAG CGCTCTTCTATGGCACCGGTTGATGGGAAACAAAGTCTTATCGACGAATTTTTCTGGGTCGAACAAGATTCGGGCTTACGCTCACTGCTCAAAACAATCACAAGGAGGAATCACCTTGTTGTTGATTAATATGGACAAGATGAATAGGGTTGAGGCGAAATTGAATGCTGTTAATGGTAGCATTACTTGCAGGCATAATGGGAAAATGACTAATGTAAGGGAGGAGTATCGTTTAACGGCTAAGAATGGGAATTTGCAGAGTCAGAGTGTGTTGCTTAATGGTAAGGAGTTGATTGTGGATGATGAAGATAATATACCTCCAATGGAACCTGTCACTGTAAATGCAGAACAACCCATAACCATTGCTCCTCTCTCCATTTTGTTTGCTCACATCCCATATCTTTGCCTTCGTGCTTGCTCCTAA
- the LOC124927138 gene encoding light-harvesting complex-like protein 3 isotype 1, chloroplastic: protein MSMTLFSSPPTNLKTFLPLSSPSSKTHFQFLSIRPNSKRNLPQLSIKATAVEEKISDAPTAAPVTGEGDLETNGSAVSKFEDPKWVNGTWNLMKFNKDGMTDWDAVIDAEVRRRKWLEDNPESTNNNDPVIFDSSIIPWWSWVKRFHLPEAELLNGRAAMIGFFMTYLVDSLTGVGLVDQMGNFFCKTLLFVAVGGVLLIRKNEDLENIKKLIEETTFYDRQWQATWKDETNSISN, encoded by the exons ATGTCGATGACCCTTTTTTCATCTCCTCCTACAAATCTCAAAACCTTTCTTCCATTATCATCTCCTTCATCAAAAACCCACTTTCAATTTCTCTCAATAAGACCCAATTCCAAGAGAAATCTCCCCCAATTGTCCATTAAAGCCACCGCCGTCGAGGAGAAGATCTCCGACGCTCCTACGGCTGCTCCGGTGACCGGCGAAGGTGATTTGGAAACAAATGGGTCAGCCGTATCGAAATTTGAAGATCCCAAGTGGGTTAATGGAACATggaatttgatgaaatttaataaagatGGAATGACTGATTGGGATGCTGTTATTGATGCTG AGGTGAGGAGAAGAAAATGGCTGGAAGACAACCCGGAATCAACAAACAACAACGATCCTGTCATTTTCGATTCATCGATCATTCCATGGTGGTCATGGGTAAAAAGATTTCATCTTCCCGAAGCTGAATTACTCAATG GTAGGGCTGCAATGATAGGGTTCTTCATGACTTATCTAGTGGATAGCTTGACCGGAGTAGGACTTGTAGATCAAATGGGCAACTTCTTTTGCAAAACTTTGTTGTTTGTGGCGGTTGGAGGAGTGCTTTTGATAAGGAAGAATGAAGATCTAGAAAATATAAAGAAACTTATTGAAGAAACTACATTTTATGATAGGCAATGGCAAGCAACTTGGAAGGATGAAACCAATTCCATTTCTAACTAG
- the LOC124927979 gene encoding GATA transcription factor 26-like, producing MTPSKKRRTCIAQPKVSSVEKLTRDLCIILKEQQESSQFSLSSQGDLIFENDKPMVSVEIGHGSMLIQCPSSIARGEEESEASSLSFDNKLLNEAHSSSPPFSMNSHKVAQTCPNLEADKLKRDMSQQIMGTHNPQLLYVDLSDIVNYDVFTHFLSREEQQQLLKHLPSLDTANLPHSLESMFTSIQFKENIISYQKLLSEECRPLKKLPLFNVSETKQLEQYDSIFKDVKGKGKEEKENGEVGNSTNTKRTWNNSFKFSGSAASCKSPDKIIMEGSNDKEDKSCDRHFVPKNLLSFPPDGGSLMIDSSSQFVDKPYDEDLLFVPSNSSFPEAELLILPSSTFGSKASTSNNSKVPSRFV from the exons ATGACACCTTCGAAGAAGAGGAGGACCTGTATTGCACAGCCGAAGGTATCTTCAGTTGAGAAGCTTACTAGAGATCTCTGTATCATCTTAAAAGAGCAACAGGAGTCTTCTCAATTCTCTTTGTCTTCCCAAGgtgatttgatttttgagaATGATAAACCGATGGTGTCTGTTGAGATAGGACATGGAAGTATGTTAATTCAATGTCCTAGTTCAATAGCTAGAGGGGAGGAGGAATCTGAAGCAAGCTCACTTTCATTTGACAACAAACTGCTTAATGAAGCTCATTCGTCATCTCCTCCCTTTTCTATGAATTCTCATAAGGTAGCTCAAACTTGTCCAAATTTGGAAGCTGATAAATTAAAAAG GGATATGTCTCAACAGATTATGGGAACTCACAATCCACAACTCCTCTATGTGGATCTTAGT GATATTGTTAACTATGATGTTTTCACACATTTCCTGTCGCGTGAAGAGCAACAACAATTACTTAAGCATCTTCCATCCTTGGACACTGCAAACTTACCCCATAG CCTTGAGAGTATGTTTACAAGCATTCAATTTAAGGAGAACATAATCTCCTACCAGAAGTTGCTTTCTGAGGAATGTAGGCCACTGAAGAAACTTCCTTTGTTCAATGTGTCCGAAACAAAACAGTTGGAACAATATGATAGTATATTTAAG GATGTAAAAGGTAAAGGTAAAGAGGAAAAGGAAAATGGTGAAGTTGGTAATTCAACAAATACTAAGCGGACTTGGAACAACTCATTCAAATTCTCAG GATCGGCGGCATCTTGTAAGAGCCccgataaaataataatggagGGAAGCAATGACAAGGAGGACAAAAGTTGCGACCGACACTTTGTTCCCAAAAATCTATTATCTTTCCCGCCTGATGGTGGATCTCTTATGATCGACTCTTCTTCCCAGTTTGTAGACAAGCCTTATGATGAAGATCTGCTATTTGTGCCATCAAATAGCTCATTCCCTGAGGCTGAGCTTCTCATCCTACCATCTTCAACTTTTGGTTCCAAAGCAAGTACCAGTAACAACTCCAAAGTTCCTTCCCGGTTTGTTTAA